Proteins encoded together in one Gammaproteobacteria bacterium window:
- a CDS encoding acyl-ACP desaturase: MASSVPFGTPDQIEVLVSMEPFVREQIVEHLARRNLWFPSDLLPADAISSDMIDEDLARVREAARGLPDAIRVGLALNLLTEEGLPHFHRLIATHLGNESPWSTWNNMWTAEEDRHGCALRDYVRDARIFDMGALERMQYAYIESGFNPLWEQDPYRLLAYTSMQEKATQIAHANTGRSCSDYEPRIQRVLAHISADESRHYQFYRACFDEILKRDPNRALNSLLKVMPALAMPGHSMPGYDHMAEVVRRAGLYGPRHYQKICEELLSYWRVAELQDLNADGRSAQEKLMKVPLRLARMGDYLEAKAGRRTFSFDFIYSRILELD, translated from the coding sequence ATGGCCTCCAGCGTTCCCTTCGGCACTCCCGATCAGATCGAGGTTCTGGTCTCGATGGAGCCGTTCGTTCGCGAACAGATCGTCGAGCATCTGGCGCGCCGCAATCTGTGGTTCCCATCCGACCTGCTGCCTGCCGACGCGATCAGCAGCGACATGATCGACGAGGATCTGGCCCGCGTGCGCGAAGCCGCTCGCGGCCTGCCGGACGCGATTCGCGTGGGCCTCGCGCTGAACCTGCTGACCGAGGAAGGGCTGCCGCACTTCCACCGCCTGATCGCGACCCACCTCGGCAACGAATCGCCGTGGTCCACCTGGAACAACATGTGGACCGCTGAGGAAGATCGCCACGGCTGCGCTCTGCGCGACTATGTGCGCGACGCGCGCATCTTCGACATGGGCGCGCTGGAACGCATGCAGTACGCCTACATCGAATCGGGCTTCAATCCGCTGTGGGAACAGGACCCGTACCGGCTGCTCGCTTACACCTCGATGCAGGAGAAGGCGACCCAGATCGCGCATGCCAATACCGGACGCAGCTGCTCGGACTATGAACCGCGCATTCAGCGCGTGCTGGCGCACATCTCGGCCGACGAGTCGCGCCATTACCAGTTCTACCGCGCCTGCTTCGACGAAATTCTCAAGCGTGACCCGAACCGCGCGCTGAATTCGCTGCTCAAGGTGATGCCGGCGCTGGCGATGCCGGGACACAGCATGCCGGGCTATGACCACATGGCCGAAGTGGTCCGCCGTGCCGGCCTGTACGGGCCGCGGCACTACCAGAAGATCTGCGAAGAACTGCTCAGCTACTGGCGCGTGGCCGAACTCCAGGATCTCAACGCGGACGGGCGCAGCGCACAGGAAAAGCTGATGAAAGTGCCCCTGCGGCTGGCGCGCATGGGCGATTATCTGGAAGCCAAGGCCGGTCGTCG